A genome region from Setaria italica strain Yugu1 chromosome III, Setaria_italica_v2.0, whole genome shotgun sequence includes the following:
- the LOC101781990 gene encoding uncharacterized protein LOC101781990 gives MDVSDRSVRLTIEAQPSDTPGFLAGTPFEPQLSDSPPRPSVAGAADDGNNNNEASCSARREWTDDMSAGGVVAAVGPERRLTLLALRLAVLEKAASGLGALGFIWATVVLLGGFAITLERVDFWSVTAILLVEGARIFSRSHELEWQHQATWSLAAAGRSSARLVARSFRFVFRAGGCGSANKAARGGAAASCGGRRRGGWACTWAWPSSWSWSFLSCHVGRVFYWLQLASATACVALSAVRLARQDFGDAVDARTNRRSALDIFYGLALAEALLFLAEKAVWEWEVSHGRLLEHVAAECRLAGATGLAAVRRFFYDAYSRCVEGSIFDGLRMDLVSFAEELIVGGSHDEQRIGVGILVNVAASPQLGEDALRRVGTSAAVVERLVEMLGWNGADERGARASAALVVSKLASKKRNALRVAGVPGAIESVSSLLYAADEECNLLGLLIIKKLARDHDNCSKIGNARGLLDKIIDFSAIGGGASSPPSSPAAALLTASRAKAVQRSLQVIKMLAETTGSTGMQLRREVAEIVFTVSNIRAVLQHAPAGLRRLGAEVLTRLAMDADARERIGSTGGVVAILLDMFLRPGCSDEAAAADAARVEAGKVLAMLALESPRNCERILRAGGVDGAVDRLVDALGDAAIGVGAGRILTNLCAYAGGRGEWFPHLRRATRGAGAALRGVVEVNESKPLEVSLGLAAQLVRLMGPRELGHHLAGAGFSEAGLVGRLVAVLAAYACPSIRAPRIRRFAVELVIALLRTAPAPTATATMAELMAAAGMREELRRVAETTSELECFHVFSGSAGLSRHAVGLAALVDAALELMAAAATAAKAEPAHV, from the coding sequence ATGGACGTCTCCGACCGGTCGGTGCGGCTGACCATCGAGGCGCAGCCGAGCGACACGCCGGGGTTCCTGGCGGGGACTCCGTTCGAGCCGCAGCTCTCGGACTCGCCCCCGCGCCCGAGCGTGGCGGGCGCCGCCGACgatggcaacaacaacaacgagGCGTCGTGCAGCGCGCGGCGGGAGTGGACGGACGACAtgtcggccggcggcgtggtggccgcggTCGGGCCGGAGCGGCGGCTGACGCTGCTGGCGCTGCGGCTGGCCGTGCTAGAGAAGGCGGCTAGCGGGCTGGGCGCGCTCGGGTTCATCTGGGCCAccgtcgtcctcctcggcgGGTTCGCCATCACGCTGGAGCGGGTGGACTTCTGGTCCGTCACGGCTATCCTCCTCGTCGAGGGCGCCCGCATCTTCAGCCGCAGCCACGAGCTGGAGTGGCAGCACCAGGCCACGTGGTCCCTAGCCGCCGCTGGCCGCTCCAGCGCTCGCCTCGTCGCGCGGTCCTTCCGCTTCGTCTTCCGCGCCGGCGGCTGCGGGAGCGCCAATAAGGCGGCCAGAGGAGGAGCCGCGGCGtcctgcggcgggcggcggcggggcgggtggGCGTGCACGTGGGCCTGGCCGtcgagctggagctggagcttcCTGTCGTGCCACGTCGGGCGGGTGTTCTACTGGCTGCAGctggcgtcggcgacggcgtgcgTCGCGCTGTCGGCGGTGCGGCTCGCCCGGCAGGACTTCGGGGACGCCGTGGACGCGCGGACGAACCGGCGGTCGGCGCTCGACATCTTCTATGGGCTGGCGCTCGCCGAGGCGTTGCTGTTCCTGGCGGAGAAGGCGGTGTGGGAGTGGGAGGTCAGCCACGGCCGCCTCCTGGAGCACGTCGCAGCCGAgtgccgcctcgccggcgcgacggggctcgccgccgtccgccgcttCTTCTACGACGCCTACTCGCGGTGTGTCGAGGGGAGCATCTTCGACGGCCTCCGCATGGACCTCGTCTCATTCGCCGAGGAGCTCATCGTCGGCGGGTCCCACGACGAGCAGCGCATCGGCGTCGGCATCCTCGTCAACGTCGCAGCGAGCCCGCAGCTGGGCGAGGACGCGCTGCGCCGGGTCGGCACTTCGGCCGCCGTCGTGGAGCGGCTCGTGGAGATGCTCGGCTGGAACGGTGCCGACGAGCGCGGGGCCCGGGCGTCGGCCGCGCTCGTCGTGTCCAAGCTCGCCAGCAAGAAGCGGAACGCGCTCCGCGTCGCCGGGGTGCCCGGCGCCATCGAGTCCGTGTCGTCGCTGCTCTACGCCGCCGACGAGGAGTGCAacctcctcggcctcctcatcatcaagaaGCTCGCGCGGGACCACGACAACTGCAGCAAGATCGGCAATGCGCGCGGCCTGCTCGACAAGATCATCGATTTCTccgccatcggcggcggcgcgtcgtcgccgccgtcatccccggccgcggcgctcCTCACCGCCTCGCGCGCCAAGGCCGTGCAGCGGTCGTTGCAGGTGATCAAGATGCTGGCCGAGACGACGGGAAGCACGGGGATGCAGCTCCGCCGGGAGGTGGCCGAGATCGTGTTCACGGTGAGCAACATCCGTGCCGTGCTCCAGCACGCGCCCGCTGGGCTGCGGCGGCTCGGCGCCGAGGTGCTCACGCGCCTCGCCATGGACGCGGACGCGCGTGAGCGGATCGGCAGCACCGGCGGCGTCGTGGCCATCCTCCTGGACATGTTCCTCCGGCCCGGGTGCTCCGacgaggctgccgccgccgacgccgcgcgggTTGAGGCCGGCAAGGTGCTCGCCATGCTGGCCCTCGAGAGCCCGCGCAACTGCGAGCGCATACTCAGGGCTGGAGGCGTTGACGGTGCCGTCGACCGCCTCGTGGACGCGCTCGGCGACGCCGCCATCGGTGTGGGCGCGGGGAGGATCCTTACCAACCTCTGCGCgtacgccggcggccgcggcgagtgGTTCCCGCATCTCCGTCGCGCGACGCGCGGTGCGGGGGCGGCGCTCCGCGGCGTCGTGGAGGTGAACGAGTCGAAGCCGCTGGAGGTGTCGCTGGGCCTCGCGGCGCAGCTGGTGAGGCTGATGGGCCCGCGCGAGCTGGGCCACCACCTGGCCGGCGCGGGCTTCAGCGAGGCCGGCCTGGTGGGCCGGCTGGTCGCCGTGCTGGCGGCGTACGCGTGCCCGTCGATCAGGGCGCCGCGGATCCGGCGGTTCGCGGTGGAGCTCGTGATCGCGCTGCTGCGGACGGCAccggcgccgacggcgacggcaacgATGGCGGAGCTAATGGCCGCGGCGGGGATGCGGGAGGAGCTTCGGCGCGTGGCGGAGACGACGTCTGAACTGGAGTGCTTCCATGTGTTCTCCGGCAGCGCGGGGCTGAGCCGGCACGCCGTCGGACTCGCCGCGCTCGTCGACGCGGCGCTGGAgctcatggccgccgccgccaccgccgccaaaGCGGAGCCTGCGCACGTGTGA